From one Myxococcus xanthus genomic stretch:
- a CDS encoding pilus assembly protein PilP, which yields MKTFKATMTTAMLALVLAACEEPPAPAPPPAKPKAAAAVPVKAAPTETGAQAAPSYSYVYNPVGKRDPFRSPIDELGPVNANPVAACNEPLCSFDLDQLKLVAVVTGDASPVAMVEDPAGRGHIVRRNTRMGRQGGKVTQILRDSVTVTEVFSGNGEIIKNPVTLQLKPDAKQDPAYNMMTGRNYGE from the coding sequence ATGAAGACGTTCAAGGCCACCATGACCACCGCGATGCTCGCACTGGTGCTTGCTGCGTGCGAGGAGCCGCCGGCTCCTGCGCCCCCGCCTGCAAAGCCCAAGGCTGCGGCGGCAGTCCCTGTGAAGGCGGCCCCCACCGAGACTGGTGCGCAGGCGGCGCCCTCCTACAGCTATGTGTACAACCCGGTGGGGAAGCGCGACCCTTTCCGGAGTCCGATCGACGAGCTGGGGCCGGTGAACGCCAACCCCGTGGCAGCCTGCAACGAGCCCCTCTGCTCGTTCGACTTGGATCAGCTGAAGCTCGTTGCCGTGGTGACAGGGGATGCAAGCCCCGTCGCGATGGTCGAAGACCCGGCCGGACGTGGGCACATCGTGCGTCGCAACACTCGCATGGGACGTCAGGGCGGCAAGGTCACTCAGATTCTTCGTGACTCGGTGACGGTGACAGAGGTGTTCTCCGGCAACGGAGAGATCATCAAGAATCCGGTGACACTGCAGTTGAAGCCTGATGCGAAGCAGGACCCCGCCTACAACATGATGACGGGCAGGAACTACGGAGAGTAG
- a CDS encoding PilN domain-containing protein has product MMIRINLLPVRAVKKREMGRQVLVLFAVVLIGAGVANYLWYDDRQSELEAHQAGVASTKARIAELEKIIGEVKNINTRKAEVEKKLAVLDALRKGRSGPVRMMDALASATPKKVWVKTFSENNNAVSIDGSAVSHDEVAEFMRGLNGVVWTPKGMGRLVDRRRDSKTARVEMLTSDATIEEFPEAQVSPFFKNIDLQTAKQVGGAQVGVPILVEFKITMTSNYAI; this is encoded by the coding sequence ATGATGATTCGCATCAACCTGCTGCCCGTCCGGGCGGTGAAGAAGCGTGAGATGGGCCGGCAGGTGCTGGTCCTCTTCGCGGTGGTCCTGATTGGCGCTGGCGTTGCCAACTACCTCTGGTACGACGACCGACAGAGCGAGCTTGAGGCGCACCAAGCGGGCGTCGCTTCAACCAAGGCGAGGATTGCCGAGCTGGAGAAGATCATCGGCGAGGTCAAGAACATCAACACCCGGAAGGCCGAAGTGGAGAAGAAGCTGGCCGTCTTGGATGCGCTGCGCAAGGGCCGTAGCGGGCCTGTTCGCATGATGGACGCACTCGCGTCTGCGACACCCAAGAAGGTGTGGGTGAAGACGTTCTCGGAGAACAACAACGCGGTCTCCATTGATGGCTCGGCCGTCAGTCATGACGAAGTCGCCGAGTTCATGCGCGGGCTCAACGGTGTGGTGTGGACACCCAAGGGCATGGGGCGCCTGGTGGACCGTCGCCGGGACAGCAAGACAGCACGAGTCGAGATGCTCACCTCGGATGCCACGATCGAAGAGTTCCCGGAGGCGCAGGTGTCCCCGTTCTTCAAGAACATCGATCTGCAGACTGCCAAGCAGGTTGGCGGTGCGCAGGTCGGGGTCCCGATCCTGGTCGAGTTCAAGATCACGATGACTTCCAACTACGCCATCTGA
- the pilQ gene encoding type IV pilus secretin PilQ, which produces MLEESAVTRGKWMLAAAWAVVLVGARVHGAELNTLRGLDVSRTGSGAQVVVTGTRPPTFTVFRLSGPERLVVDLSSADATGIKGHHEGSGPVSGVVASQFSDQRASVGRVLLALDKASQYDVRADGNRVVISVDGTSQSVDAKRAETPARTERMTASVEAKPHPVAAQAPAKVVKAESAAVPKAALPENVVAAEADEREVSNPAQHITAMSFADDTLSIRADGDIARYEVLELADPPRLAVDLFGVGLATRAPRVKSGALRDVRVGAHADKVRLVLDVRGTMPAYRVDRANRGLEVVLGRAVARKAAPAVETQAVVASVAEVEPLRQTPVKSDASPVVEVKDVRFEESSSGGRIVMKLSGTSGWKVDRPDPRSAVLTLDNARLPKKFERSLDTSALDTPVKMISAFSVPGAGGKVRLVVAADGAIEEKVSQSAGTLSWRLDVKGVKTEEVAVAQRTAGFTTEAPAYAAEGAPQQARYRGKRVSFEFKDIDIQNLLRVIAEISKKNIVVADDVSGKVTIRLRNVPWDQALDLVLRTKALGKEEFGNIIRIAPLKTLEEEARLRQERKKSLQQQEDLMVNLLPVNYAVAADMAARVKDVLSERGSVTVDQRTNVLIVKDVRSNTERARSLVRSLDTQTPQVLIESRIVEANTSFSRSLGVQWGGQARAGQATGNSTGLIFPNNLAVTGGVTGTGAGLPDNPNFAVNLPTGTGQGVGGAMGFTFGSAGGALQLNLRLSAAENEGSVKTISAPKVTTLDNNTARISQGVSIPFSQTSAQGVNTTFVGARLSLEVTPHITQDGSVLMSINASNNQPDPSSTGANGQPSIQRKEANTQVLVKDGDTTVIGGIYVRRGATQVNSVPFLSRIPVLGLLFKNNSETDTRQELLIFITPRILNRQTIAQTL; this is translated from the coding sequence ATGCTCGAGGAGAGCGCTGTGACGAGGGGCAAGTGGATGTTGGCGGCCGCATGGGCGGTCGTTCTTGTGGGCGCCAGGGTGCATGGTGCCGAGCTGAATACGCTGCGGGGACTTGATGTGTCCCGCACGGGCTCGGGTGCCCAGGTGGTGGTGACCGGCACCCGGCCACCGACCTTTACCGTGTTCCGGCTGAGCGGGCCGGAGCGCCTGGTCGTGGACCTGTCGTCGGCGGATGCGACCGGCATCAAGGGACACCACGAGGGCTCTGGACCGGTTTCCGGTGTCGTGGCGTCCCAGTTCTCTGATCAGCGCGCGAGCGTTGGCCGGGTGCTGCTGGCGCTGGACAAGGCGTCTCAGTATGACGTGCGCGCGGACGGAAACCGGGTCGTCATCTCCGTGGATGGCACCTCGCAGTCCGTTGACGCGAAGCGCGCCGAGACGCCGGCCAGGACAGAACGCATGACCGCGTCGGTGGAGGCGAAGCCACACCCGGTCGCCGCCCAGGCTCCGGCCAAAGTGGTGAAGGCAGAATCAGCGGCAGTCCCCAAGGCCGCGCTCCCGGAAAACGTGGTGGCTGCCGAGGCTGATGAGCGGGAGGTGTCGAATCCGGCCCAGCACATCACTGCCATGTCGTTCGCGGACGATACCCTCAGCATTCGTGCGGATGGTGACATCGCCCGCTACGAGGTGCTGGAGCTTGCCGACCCGCCTCGGCTCGCGGTCGACCTGTTTGGCGTCGGCCTCGCGACGCGTGCTCCTCGCGTGAAGTCGGGGGCGCTGCGCGATGTTCGTGTGGGCGCGCATGCAGACAAGGTTCGCCTGGTGCTGGACGTGCGCGGGACGATGCCTGCCTACCGAGTGGACCGCGCGAACCGTGGCCTCGAGGTGGTGCTTGGACGCGCGGTTGCGCGGAAGGCTGCGCCGGCCGTTGAGACCCAGGCAGTCGTAGCCTCCGTGGCAGAGGTCGAGCCGCTGCGTCAGACGCCTGTGAAGTCCGACGCCTCCCCCGTGGTCGAAGTGAAGGATGTGCGCTTCGAGGAGAGCAGCTCGGGGGGCCGCATTGTGATGAAGCTGTCGGGCACCTCCGGGTGGAAGGTGGACCGGCCGGATCCTCGCAGCGCGGTGCTGACGCTGGACAACGCGCGCCTTCCGAAGAAGTTCGAGCGCAGCCTCGACACCAGCGCGTTGGATACGCCGGTGAAGATGATCAGCGCCTTCAGTGTCCCGGGAGCGGGCGGCAAGGTGCGTCTTGTGGTGGCCGCCGATGGTGCCATTGAAGAAAAGGTATCCCAGAGCGCGGGAACGCTGTCGTGGCGTCTGGATGTGAAGGGCGTGAAGACGGAGGAGGTGGCCGTGGCTCAGCGCACCGCTGGCTTCACCACCGAGGCGCCTGCCTACGCCGCAGAGGGCGCGCCCCAGCAGGCCCGCTACCGTGGGAAGCGCGTATCCTTCGAGTTCAAGGACATCGACATCCAGAATCTCCTCCGCGTCATTGCGGAGATCTCCAAGAAGAACATCGTGGTGGCGGATGATGTCAGTGGCAAGGTGACCATCCGCCTGCGCAATGTCCCCTGGGATCAGGCGCTGGATCTCGTCCTCCGTACCAAGGCGCTGGGCAAGGAGGAGTTCGGCAACATCATCCGAATCGCTCCGCTGAAGACGCTCGAGGAGGAGGCCCGACTGCGTCAAGAGCGCAAGAAGTCGCTCCAGCAGCAGGAGGACCTGATGGTCAACCTCCTCCCGGTCAACTACGCCGTGGCTGCCGATATGGCGGCGAGGGTGAAGGACGTGCTGAGTGAGCGAGGTTCGGTGACGGTGGATCAGCGCACCAACGTCCTCATCGTCAAGGACGTGCGTTCCAATACGGAGCGCGCCCGCTCGTTGGTGCGCAGCCTGGATACGCAGACGCCGCAGGTGCTCATCGAGAGCCGCATCGTGGAAGCCAACACCTCCTTTAGCCGGTCGCTGGGCGTTCAGTGGGGTGGTCAGGCTCGCGCGGGGCAGGCGACTGGAAACTCAACGGGCCTCATCTTCCCGAACAACCTGGCCGTGACGGGTGGCGTTACGGGGACCGGCGCAGGGCTTCCTGATAATCCGAACTTTGCGGTCAATCTGCCCACGGGTACTGGACAGGGTGTGGGCGGAGCCATGGGATTCACGTTCGGTTCGGCGGGCGGGGCGCTTCAGCTCAACCTGCGCCTGTCTGCGGCAGAGAACGAGGGCTCGGTGAAGACCATCTCCGCGCCGAAGGTGACGACGCTGGACAACAACACAGCCCGCATCAGCCAGGGTGTGTCCATTCCCTTCAGCCAGACGTCGGCGCAGGGTGTGAACACCACCTTCGTGGGAGCGCGTCTGTCGTTGGAGGTGACGCCGCACATCACCCAGGATGGCAGCGTTCTGATGTCCATCAATGCGTCCAACAACCAGCCTGACCCGTCCAGCACGGGTGCCAACGGTCAGCCTTCCATCCAGCGCAAGGAAGCCAACACCCAGGTGCTGGTGAAGGATGGAGACACGACGGTCATCGGTGGCATCTACGTTCGCCGAGGCGCAACGCAGGTCAATTCGGTGCCGTTCCTGTCGCGGATTCCGGTGCTGGGCCTGCTCTTCAAGAACAACTCGGAGACCGACACCCGGCAGGAACTGCTCATCTTCATCACGCCCCGCATTCTCAACCGGCAGACCATTGCGCAGACTCTGTAA
- the pilM gene encoding type IV pilus assembly protein PilM, with amino-acid sequence MAKGKLVLGLDIGSTSIKMILLKEQRKRGEVIYALQSFGMKPLPPEAIVDGALMNSTAIVQAVQDLMSELKVKGKDVAIGVSGHSVIIKKIQMPRMSQDELEESIQWEAEQYIPFDVKDVNIDTQILDGGGNDATGQMDVLLVAAKKDMINDYTTVVSEAGLAPVVVDVDAFAVQNMFSVNYDVPERETVVLINAGASVVNINIISNGATVFTRDVTIGGNQFTEEIQKQLNVSYEEAEALKIGGNGADADAVVPQDVERVLSSVAEQVAGEIQRSLDFYAGTAADSNFSKVYLSGGTAKIPALFKTIEARTGVPVEILNPFRKIEVDNRKFDPAFVMDVAPMAAVAVGLALRRPGDKLA; translated from the coding sequence ATGGCGAAGGGCAAACTGGTACTCGGCCTGGATATCGGATCGACGTCCATCAAGATGATTCTCCTCAAGGAGCAGCGCAAGCGCGGCGAGGTCATCTATGCGCTGCAGAGCTTCGGGATGAAGCCGCTGCCTCCGGAGGCCATCGTCGACGGCGCGCTGATGAACTCCACGGCCATTGTCCAGGCCGTGCAGGACCTGATGTCCGAGCTGAAGGTGAAGGGCAAGGACGTGGCCATCGGCGTGTCCGGCCACTCGGTCATCATCAAGAAGATTCAGATGCCTCGCATGTCCCAGGATGAGCTCGAGGAGAGCATCCAGTGGGAGGCGGAGCAGTACATCCCGTTCGATGTGAAGGACGTCAACATCGACACGCAGATCCTCGACGGCGGCGGCAACGACGCCACGGGACAGATGGACGTGCTGCTGGTCGCGGCCAAGAAGGACATGATCAACGACTACACCACGGTGGTCTCCGAGGCGGGCCTGGCCCCGGTGGTGGTGGACGTGGATGCCTTCGCCGTCCAGAACATGTTCTCCGTCAACTATGACGTGCCGGAGCGCGAGACGGTGGTGCTCATCAACGCGGGCGCCTCGGTGGTGAACATCAACATCATCTCCAACGGCGCGACGGTGTTCACGCGCGACGTCACCATCGGCGGCAACCAGTTCACCGAGGAGATCCAGAAGCAGCTGAACGTCTCCTACGAGGAGGCCGAGGCGCTGAAGATCGGTGGCAACGGCGCTGACGCGGACGCGGTGGTACCGCAGGACGTGGAGCGGGTGCTCTCCAGCGTCGCCGAACAGGTCGCGGGCGAAATCCAGCGCTCGCTGGACTTCTACGCGGGTACCGCGGCCGACTCGAACTTCAGCAAGGTCTACCTGTCGGGCGGCACGGCGAAGATTCCCGCGCTGTTCAAGACCATCGAAGCGCGCACGGGTGTACCGGTGGAGATCCTCAACCCCTTCCGCAAGATCGAAGTGGATAACCGGAAGTTCGACCCCGCGTTCGTCATGGACGTGGCGCCCATGGCGGCGGTGGCCGTGGGACTGGCGCTGCGGCGCCCGGGCGACAAGCTGGCCTGA
- the accC gene encoding acetyl-CoA carboxylase biotin carboxylase subunit — MFKKVLIANRGEIALRVIRACRELGIATVAVHSTADANALHVRFADEAVCIGPPASKESYLNVPQLLSAAEITRADAIHPGYGFLSENAEFAEVCENCKIRFIGPRPEMLRLMGNKVRARQAAREAGLPLLPGSPGTVKDPREAEAFAREIGFPVILKAAAGGGGKGMKIVREPGALAQAFSTAQAEAVASFSNGDLYIERYVEKPRHIEIQIVADEHGNIVHLNERECSVQRRHQKLIEESPSPALTPELRKRMGEVSVNAMRRLAYNNVGTIEYLLDERGEFYFMEMNTRIQVEHPVTELVTGVDLVSEQIRLAYGEPLRFTQEDVQIRGHAIECRVNAEDPITFAPWPGKITGYSVPGGYGVRVDSGAYENYTVLPYYDSLLSKLIVHAEDRATAIRRMQRALGEYVVEGIRTNIPFHRAALAEESFQEGNYDTRFVERLLASETGSRRLKKAVEETP; from the coding sequence GTGTTCAAGAAGGTGCTGATCGCCAACCGCGGGGAGATTGCCCTGCGGGTCATCCGCGCCTGCCGGGAGTTGGGCATCGCCACGGTCGCGGTGCACTCCACGGCGGACGCCAACGCGCTCCATGTCCGCTTCGCAGACGAGGCGGTGTGCATCGGCCCGCCGGCGTCCAAGGAGAGCTACCTCAACGTCCCGCAGCTGCTGTCCGCCGCCGAAATCACCCGCGCGGACGCCATCCACCCGGGCTACGGCTTCCTGTCGGAGAACGCCGAGTTCGCGGAGGTCTGCGAGAACTGCAAGATTCGCTTCATTGGCCCCCGGCCGGAGATGCTCCGGCTGATGGGCAACAAGGTGCGCGCCCGCCAGGCCGCGCGCGAGGCGGGACTGCCGCTGCTTCCGGGCAGCCCCGGCACCGTGAAGGACCCGCGTGAGGCGGAGGCCTTCGCCCGCGAGATTGGCTTCCCCGTCATCCTCAAGGCGGCCGCTGGTGGCGGCGGCAAGGGGATGAAGATCGTCCGCGAGCCGGGCGCGCTGGCGCAGGCCTTCTCCACCGCCCAGGCGGAGGCCGTGGCGTCGTTCTCCAATGGCGACCTCTACATCGAGCGCTATGTGGAGAAGCCGCGCCACATCGAAATCCAGATCGTCGCGGACGAGCACGGCAACATCGTCCACCTCAACGAGCGTGAGTGCTCGGTGCAGCGCCGACACCAGAAGCTCATTGAAGAGAGTCCGTCGCCGGCGCTGACGCCGGAGCTGCGCAAGCGCATGGGCGAGGTGTCCGTGAACGCCATGCGCAGGCTCGCGTACAACAACGTGGGCACCATCGAGTACCTGCTCGACGAGCGCGGCGAGTTCTACTTCATGGAGATGAACACGCGCATCCAGGTGGAGCACCCGGTGACGGAGCTCGTCACGGGCGTGGACCTGGTGAGCGAGCAGATCCGCCTGGCCTATGGGGAGCCCCTGCGCTTCACGCAGGAGGACGTCCAGATTCGTGGCCACGCCATCGAGTGCCGGGTGAACGCCGAGGACCCGATTACCTTCGCCCCCTGGCCCGGGAAGATTACCGGCTACAGCGTGCCGGGCGGCTACGGGGTGCGCGTGGACTCGGGCGCCTACGAGAACTACACGGTGCTGCCGTACTACGACAGCCTCCTGTCGAAGCTCATCGTCCACGCGGAGGACCGGGCTACGGCCATCCGCCGCATGCAGCGCGCCCTGGGCGAATACGTCGTGGAAGGCATCCGCACCAACATCCCGTTCCACCGGGCCGCGCTCGCGGAAGAGTCCTTCCAGGAGGGCAATTACGACACCCGTTTCGTGGAGCGCTTGCTCGCGAGCGAGACGGGCTCCCGGCGGCTGAAGAAGGCCGTCGAGGAGACGCCGTAG
- a CDS encoding roadblock/LC7 domain-containing protein: MSFRTHLESVVNQVEGALACSVMGFDGISVDTFQKDESAELDLNGAWVEYANLLTQLRNAAETLKTGTVSEVSVNSEKVLTVMRLVSPDYFLVLALHADGNFGKGRYVLRVTAPKVRAEL; the protein is encoded by the coding sequence ATGTCCTTCCGCACGCACCTCGAGTCGGTGGTCAACCAGGTCGAAGGAGCCCTCGCGTGCAGCGTGATGGGCTTTGACGGCATCTCCGTCGACACCTTCCAGAAGGATGAGAGCGCCGAGCTGGACCTCAACGGCGCCTGGGTGGAGTACGCCAACCTCCTCACCCAGTTGCGCAACGCCGCGGAGACCCTCAAGACGGGCACCGTGAGCGAGGTCAGCGTCAACAGTGAGAAGGTGCTGACCGTGATGCGGCTGGTGTCACCGGACTACTTCCTGGTGCTCGCCCTTCACGCGGATGGTAACTTCGGCAAGGGCCGCTACGTGCTGCGCGTCACTGCACCCAAGGTGCGCGCCGAGCTCTAG
- the efp gene encoding elongation factor P, with product MAGVIDTSEFRKGLKIEIDGEPFEIADFQHVKPGKGSAFVRTTIRSLLTGRVLQPTLKSGEKVGKPDIEEKDMQYLYVQGEEFYFMDTRNYEQTFLGEKVLGEAKNFLKENINVSVLFYNGKAIGVTLPNSVDLKVTQCDPGIRGDTVSGALKPAVLETGYSVYVPLFIEEGDVLKIDTRDGKYLTRVATRG from the coding sequence ATGGCCGGTGTCATCGATACGTCCGAGTTCCGCAAGGGTCTGAAGATTGAAATCGACGGTGAGCCGTTTGAAATCGCCGATTTCCAGCACGTCAAGCCCGGCAAGGGCTCCGCGTTCGTGCGCACCACGATTCGCAGCCTCCTGACGGGCCGCGTGCTCCAGCCCACGCTGAAGTCCGGTGAGAAGGTGGGCAAGCCCGACATCGAGGAGAAGGACATGCAGTACCTCTATGTCCAGGGCGAGGAGTTCTACTTCATGGACACCCGCAACTACGAGCAGACCTTCCTCGGTGAGAAGGTGCTCGGAGAGGCGAAGAACTTCCTGAAGGAGAACATCAACGTCAGCGTCCTCTTCTACAATGGCAAGGCCATTGGTGTGACGCTGCCGAACTCCGTGGACCTCAAGGTCACCCAGTGCGATCCGGGTATCCGCGGTGACACCGTCTCCGGCGCACTGAAGCCCGCCGTCCTGGAGACCGGCTACTCCGTCTACGTCCCGCTTTTCATCGAAGAGGGTGACGTGCTGAAGATTGATACGCGCGACGGTAAGTACCTGACGCGCGTGGCCACCAGGGGCTAG
- a CDS encoding type 4a pilus biogenesis protein PilO gives MDKYLDQFVKAPPAIKFGGLAFVVGALTAANFFMVIQPTEEEIGWAVAERRKLDLELADKSEIAQNLNERRREMDVLEQKLSEALTELPEQRDIEELLAQINDIGKKSGLELSSVTPGKESVGGGEFFARIPIKMTVSGNYHEIALFLQEMANMRRIVNVNNIKFDSAKLKNEKVVLQSEFQATTFRFVEQKAAASTAGNSNSKK, from the coding sequence ATGGACAAGTACCTGGATCAATTCGTCAAGGCGCCGCCAGCCATCAAATTCGGGGGCCTGGCGTTCGTCGTCGGTGCCCTCACGGCCGCCAACTTCTTCATGGTCATCCAGCCCACGGAGGAAGAAATCGGTTGGGCGGTGGCCGAGCGCCGCAAGCTGGACCTGGAACTGGCGGACAAGAGTGAGATTGCTCAGAACCTGAATGAGCGTCGGCGCGAGATGGACGTGCTGGAGCAGAAGCTCTCGGAGGCGCTCACGGAACTTCCGGAGCAGCGTGACATCGAGGAGCTGCTCGCGCAGATCAACGACATCGGGAAGAAGAGCGGTCTGGAACTCTCCAGCGTGACCCCTGGCAAGGAGTCTGTCGGGGGAGGGGAGTTCTTCGCACGCATCCCCATCAAGATGACGGTGAGCGGCAACTACCACGAGATTGCGCTCTTCCTTCAGGAGATGGCCAACATGCGCCGCATCGTCAACGTCAACAACATCAAGTTCGACTCGGCCAAACTCAAGAACGAGAAGGTCGTCTTGCAGAGCGAGTTCCAGGCCACGACGTTCCGGTTCGTCGAACAGAAGGCCGCTGCGTCGACCGCGGGCAACTCGAACTCGAAGAAATAG
- the accB gene encoding acetyl-CoA carboxylase biotin carboxyl carrier protein: MATKRKSTRAQAPARTEAASSGPADTGGTSLDVDALQQIVEILESSDVTRLVWKRGEEKLFIRRGQGPETTIVHHAAPAPVAASVGVEYTAPAAPRVAAPPPAATPAAPAPAAEKPVEKPGHQVTSPFVGTFYRTPAPDQPPFVEVGSIVKKGQVLCIIEAMKLMNEIESEVSGRVAEILVENGRPVEFGQALFRIEVA; this comes from the coding sequence ATGGCAACGAAGCGCAAGTCGACCCGGGCCCAGGCGCCCGCTCGGACGGAGGCCGCCTCGAGCGGTCCCGCTGACACGGGTGGCACGTCCCTGGACGTGGATGCCCTGCAGCAGATCGTGGAGATTCTCGAGTCCTCGGACGTCACGAGGCTGGTCTGGAAGCGCGGCGAGGAGAAGCTCTTCATCCGCCGCGGCCAGGGCCCCGAGACGACCATCGTCCACCACGCCGCGCCGGCTCCCGTCGCCGCGAGTGTCGGGGTGGAGTACACCGCCCCTGCCGCTCCTCGCGTCGCCGCGCCGCCGCCGGCCGCTACTCCCGCCGCGCCGGCTCCGGCCGCCGAGAAGCCGGTGGAGAAGCCTGGCCACCAGGTGACGAGCCCCTTCGTGGGGACGTTCTACCGGACCCCCGCGCCGGACCAGCCTCCCTTCGTGGAGGTGGGCTCCATCGTGAAGAAGGGCCAGGTGCTCTGCATCATCGAAGCGATGAAGCTGATGAACGAGATTGAGTCCGAGGTCTCCGGCCGGGTGGCGGAAATCCTCGTGGAGAACGGCCGGCCGGTGGAGTTCGGTCAGGCGCTGTTCCGCATCGAAGTGGCCTGA